A genomic stretch from Verrucomicrobiia bacterium includes:
- a CDS encoding Dam family site-specific DNA-(adenine-N6)-methyltransferase codes for MKSFLRWAGSKRKVIPMLLEYVPNAFERYVEPFAGSACLFFALKPKKALVSDINEDLINTYKELKTNVDKVIKRLSCYDGNETEYYQVRGQNSNRLSTSRRAARFIYLNRFCFNGLYRANKSGRFNVPYGGYSGANALNEESLRECATALARTTLFSVSFETTLDKIKQGDFVYLDPPYCIQARQVFNSYSHFTFGPTQLILLRRHLVRLDRLGVPFLVSYGVSNEARELAVGFHAREIAVQRQIAGFASNRRKSRELIITNY; via the coding sequence ATGAAATCCTTCTTAAGGTGGGCGGGTAGCAAACGAAAAGTTATTCCAATGCTGCTTGAGTATGTCCCTAATGCGTTTGAACGATACGTAGAACCATTCGCTGGTTCTGCGTGCCTATTTTTCGCTCTAAAACCGAAAAAAGCCCTTGTCAGCGATATTAATGAGGATCTGATAAATACCTATAAGGAGTTAAAAACAAATGTCGATAAAGTTATAAAACGGCTTTCTTGCTATGATGGTAACGAAACAGAATATTATCAAGTTCGAGGCCAGAACTCTAATCGACTCTCTACTTCCAGACGAGCAGCGCGTTTCATTTATCTGAACAGATTTTGCTTTAATGGGCTATATCGGGCTAATAAAAGCGGGAGGTTCAATGTGCCGTATGGCGGCTATTCTGGCGCGAATGCTTTAAATGAAGAATCTCTGCGTGAATGCGCAACGGCGCTGGCTCGAACAACTCTCTTCTCAGTTTCTTTTGAAACTACGTTGGACAAAATAAAACAAGGCGATTTTGTTTATCTTGATCCACCATACTGCATTCAAGCCCGCCAGGTATTCAATTCATATTCTCATTTTACTTTTGGTCCCACTCAGCTAATCTTGTTGCGTCGTCATCTTGTGCGGCTAGATCGGCTGGGCGTCCCATTTTTAGTGAGTTATGGGGTCAGCAATGAGGCGCGAGAACTAGCTGTGGGTTTTCATGCGCGCGAGATTGCCGTTCAAAGACAAATTGCGGGTTTTGCTAGCAATAGACGAAAAAGTCGAGAATTGATAATTACAAATTACTGA
- a CDS encoding ParB N-terminal domain-containing protein gives MKKDHQSIVAKVIGVKSVSTNELQPNPHNPRILFDKQPLGILQDSINRVGILVPLTVYWDLRKKHYVILDGQRRWVCAQKIGLSKVPVNQVEEPSLVQNIVTMFQIHKLREDWELMPTALKVELLMSEINDRNDARLAELTGLDEAVVSRCKKLISYDNEFQDMMLDPDPSKRMKADFFIELYSVIHDRDVVKFEWFSQKKFIKQMLDKYLVEPRTLKAVTDFRLIKQHITNARRIRAEKVFSGRLKKFAEERETPLEYLEIDEANVRADAKAIVKKLNAIEEIINDLDTEKYYGEEELWNSIKQLIKILEEKLQKANKRR, from the coding sequence ATGAAAAAGGACCATCAATCTATTGTTGCAAAAGTCATAGGAGTAAAATCGGTTTCGACCAATGAACTGCAACCAAACCCGCACAACCCTCGAATTCTATTCGATAAGCAGCCGCTAGGTATTTTGCAGGATTCTATTAATAGGGTTGGTATCTTAGTGCCACTTACTGTTTATTGGGACTTGAGAAAAAAACATTATGTAATTCTTGATGGTCAAAGGCGTTGGGTGTGTGCGCAAAAGATCGGTCTATCGAAGGTTCCAGTTAATCAAGTCGAAGAACCAAGCTTGGTCCAGAACATCGTCACAATGTTTCAGATTCACAAGCTTCGTGAAGACTGGGAATTAATGCCGACTGCACTTAAGGTTGAACTGTTGATGAGTGAGATCAATGATCGCAATGATGCTCGGCTCGCGGAATTGACTGGATTGGACGAGGCTGTGGTCAGTCGTTGCAAAAAGCTCATTTCTTATGACAATGAGTTTCAGGATATGATGCTGGATCCTGATCCTTCAAAAAGGATGAAGGCGGACTTTTTTATCGAGTTGTACTCAGTGATTCACGATCGCGATGTTGTCAAGTTTGAATGGTTCTCTCAAAAAAAATTCATTAAGCAGATGTTGGATAAATATCTAGTAGAGCCCAGGACCCTTAAGGCGGTCACAGATTTTCGATTGATTAAGCAACACATTACCAATGCAAGGCGTATACGTGCCGAAAAAGTGTTTTCGGGACGGCTTAAAAAATTCGCAGAAGAACGAGAAACACCATTGGAATATTTAGAAATTGACGAAGCCAATGTACGAGCAGACGCGAAGGCCATTGTGAAGAAGTTAAATGCAATCGAGGAAATCATTAACGATTTAGATACGGAAAAATACTACGGTGAAGAGGAATTGTGGAATTCTATAAAACAACTCATCAAGATATTGGAAGAGAAGCTTCAAAAAGCCAACAAACGCAGATGA
- the flgB gene encoding flagellar basal body rod protein FlgB, protein MIDALFGNANYTAAKKMLDVTVLRQDAIASNLANIETPNYKRMDVSPAFESQLAQAVASQNPQQIANLQPALAVDTTANAGRGDGNTVQLEDEMLKLNQNMVEHSLETRLISNSLMNMRMAITGKS, encoded by the coding sequence ATGATTGATGCTTTATTTGGAAACGCGAACTATACGGCAGCTAAAAAGATGCTGGACGTCACCGTCCTGCGTCAGGATGCCATCGCCAGCAATCTCGCCAACATCGAGACGCCCAATTACAAGCGCATGGACGTTTCCCCCGCGTTCGAGTCCCAACTCGCCCAGGCCGTCGCCAGTCAGAACCCTCAGCAAATCGCCAATCTCCAGCCCGCTCTCGCTGTGGACACCACCGCCAACGCTGGCCGGGGCGATGGCAACACCGTTCAGCTCGAAGATGAAATGTTGAAGCTCAACCAAAACATGGTCGAGCACTCGCTTGAAACCCGCCTCATCAGCAATTCCCTGATGAATATGCGCATGGCCATCACCGGCAAAAGCTAA
- the flgC gene encoding flagellar basal body rod protein FlgC, whose product MINLLSGIDSTAAALNAERIRMDVVSENIANVNTTKGLDGKPYQRHQVSFAAMLKQANPDDPASAAQSVQIATISTDKRPPLLVYNPGHPEADARGMVAMPNISVPEEMVDMIASSRAYEANLAVAKNAHSMAMQDLSIGKGQ is encoded by the coding sequence ATGATTAACCTTCTCTCCGGCATAGACAGCACCGCGGCCGCCCTCAACGCCGAACGCATCCGCATGGATGTCGTCTCCGAGAACATCGCCAACGTCAATACCACCAAGGGCCTCGACGGCAAGCCTTACCAGCGCCACCAGGTTTCCTTCGCCGCCATGTTGAAACAAGCCAATCCCGACGACCCCGCCAGCGCCGCCCAAAGCGTCCAGATCGCCACCATTTCGACCGATAAACGCCCACCCTTGCTCGTTTACAATCCCGGCCATCCGGAGGCCGATGCCCGCGGCATGGTTGCCATGCCGAACATCAGTGTTCCCGAGGAAATGGTGGACATGATCGCCAGTTCGCGCGCCTACGAAGCGAATTTGGCCGTCGCCAAAAACGCGCACAGCATGGCCATGCAAGACCTTTCCATCGGCAAAGGCCAATAA
- the fliE gene encoding flagellar hook-basal body complex protein FliE yields the protein MDPLAALKMMSGSGLGGASPLQGAQGALADITAKSIPLSELQKLNPDSAAQAIGAGGSAGSAANAAAGIGNTETGGSFSNLLGNFVNEVNTQQTAAGDAISGLMAGKNVSLHQTMISMEEANVSFQMMVEVRNKLLDSYQELMRMQI from the coding sequence ATGGACCCACTCGCAGCATTAAAGATGATGTCCGGCAGCGGACTCGGCGGCGCCTCGCCCTTGCAGGGCGCGCAGGGTGCGCTCGCGGACATCACTGCGAAATCCATTCCGCTTTCCGAACTCCAAAAGCTTAATCCCGATAGCGCCGCGCAAGCCATCGGCGCGGGTGGTTCCGCCGGCTCCGCCGCGAACGCCGCCGCGGGAATCGGCAATACTGAAACCGGTGGCTCCTTTTCCAACCTGCTCGGCAACTTCGTCAATGAAGTCAACACCCAGCAGACCGCCGCCGGCGATGCCATCAGCGGCCTAATGGCTGGCAAAAATGTTTCCCTGCATCAAACGATGATCTCGATGGAAGAAGCGAATGTCTCCTTCCAGATGATGGTCGAAGTGCGCAACAAACTTTTGGATTCCTACCAGGAACTCATGCGCATGCAGATTTGA
- the fliF gene encoding flagellar basal-body MS-ring/collar protein FliF: MKNLTQLGQQLLGIWKQLGVNQRISMVMTTALVVLGLAGVAYFSSRVDYSLLYGKLDEGEASKVIAALDEAKVPYKISRGGGAILVPSDKVYQVRMQMAGKGIPRGEGVGFEIFDKANFGISDFVQRANYTRAVQGELARTISQLDEVESARVMIVMPENRLLSDSLRKPTASVFVRVKGNNQLPTSAVNSIRFLVANSVEGLQANNVSVVDNQGNVLSENQEPDSIAGLSNNQLTARRNFEQYLTKKAEGMLEKVLGPGQAVVRVSADINWDTITRTEEKFDPDGQVVRSSQTTDDDTESANATPAGGAPGASANGAAPADNSNGTNAPVAAVPTNSTRARKKTVNNSYEINKSTSNILEAAGGIKRISTAVFIAQHFEGKGADRKAVPRTPEELQRIKHIVQSALGIQENDPVRKDEITLEEMPFNDQQEVEMTQKFDQQEKRQFWTDTAQKLVYPGLAVVFIFMFWRALKNTKVEEIPIGVPIGNGNGNGHGNGNGNGHGRPGVVTVEVLNQLIRENPNNMTQAVRGWLTRTKPNN; this comes from the coding sequence ATGAAAAACCTTACACAACTCGGCCAGCAACTGCTCGGCATCTGGAAACAACTCGGCGTCAACCAGCGCATCAGCATGGTCATGACCACCGCCCTCGTGGTGCTCGGCCTTGCGGGCGTGGCTTACTTTTCCAGCCGCGTGGATTACTCCCTCCTCTACGGCAAACTCGACGAAGGCGAAGCCTCCAAGGTCATCGCCGCCCTCGACGAAGCCAAGGTCCCCTACAAAATCAGCCGCGGTGGCGGCGCCATCCTCGTGCCCTCGGACAAAGTCTATCAAGTCCGCATGCAGATGGCCGGCAAAGGCATTCCCCGCGGTGAAGGCGTCGGCTTCGAGATTTTTGACAAGGCCAACTTCGGCATCTCCGATTTCGTGCAGCGCGCCAATTACACCCGCGCCGTGCAAGGCGAACTCGCCCGCACCATCAGTCAGTTGGACGAAGTCGAATCCGCTCGCGTGATGATCGTCATGCCGGAAAATCGTTTGCTCTCCGACAGCTTGCGCAAGCCCACCGCCTCCGTCTTCGTGCGCGTCAAAGGCAATAACCAGTTGCCCACCTCCGCCGTGAATTCCATTCGCTTCCTCGTCGCCAACAGTGTCGAAGGTTTGCAAGCCAACAATGTTTCCGTCGTGGACAACCAGGGCAACGTCCTCTCCGAAAATCAGGAACCCGATTCCATCGCCGGCCTCTCCAACAATCAACTCACCGCCCGCCGCAACTTCGAGCAATATCTCACCAAGAAAGCCGAAGGCATGCTCGAGAAAGTCCTCGGCCCCGGCCAGGCCGTCGTGCGCGTCTCCGCCGACATCAACTGGGATACCATCACCCGCACCGAAGAAAAATTTGACCCCGATGGCCAGGTCGTCCGCAGCAGCCAGACCACCGATGACGACACCGAATCCGCCAACGCCACTCCCGCCGGCGGCGCACCCGGCGCTTCGGCCAACGGCGCGGCCCCCGCGGACAACAGCAATGGCACGAACGCCCCCGTCGCCGCCGTTCCCACGAACAGCACCCGCGCCCGCAAAAAGACCGTCAACAACAGCTACGAGATCAACAAGAGCACGAGTAACATTCTCGAAGCCGCTGGTGGCATCAAACGCATCTCGACCGCCGTCTTCATCGCCCAGCATTTTGAAGGCAAAGGCGCGGACCGCAAAGCCGTTCCCCGCACACCCGAGGAATTGCAGCGCATCAAGCACATCGTTCAGAGCGCCCTCGGCATCCAGGAAAACGATCCCGTCCGCAAAGACGAAATCACGCTCGAAGAAATGCCTTTCAACGACCAGCAGGAAGTCGAGATGACGCAGAAATTTGACCAGCAGGAGAAACGCCAGTTCTGGACCGATACCGCGCAGAAGCTCGTGTATCCCGGCCTCGCCGTCGTCTTCATCTTCATGTTCTGGCGCGCGCTCAAGAACACCAAGGTTGAGGAAATCCCCATCGGCGTCCCCATCGGCAATGGCAATGGTAACGGACATGGCAACGGCAATGGCAATGGCCACGGACGTCCCGGCGTCGTCACCGTCGAAGTGTTGAACCAGTTGATTCGCGAGAACCCGAATAACATGACCCAGGCCGTCCGCGGCTGGCTGACCCGCACCAAACCCAATAATTAA
- the fliG gene encoding flagellar motor switch protein FliG, producing METEIPILDFAKMTKMQKLAALLIILGPESAAQMLKNFDEHELETISLEMSKLTVISQDLQREILREFTEVAVQASTAILGGVTYTKTALEKSVGMFRASDIIGRVAPAPVPVVHMQQIIDMDCRQLFNLLKHEQPQTIALIVSYLSAEKSSQLLLLLRPDLRDLVVERLATLGPTPVEVVERIVEVLNTRAGAKSTRALNQTGGLKLAAEVLNSIDKNISQSMLLELEKRNPELGQAIRQKMFTFDDLSLLDGASLQKVMREVDMRDLAVALKTANPKLRAALLASISKRAAETVNEEISFLGPLKKKDIEAAQMRIIESVRQLETEGEIDLSNATSSSRDEVMV from the coding sequence ATGGAAACGGAAATCCCCATCCTCGACTTCGCCAAGATGACGAAGATGCAGAAGCTCGCCGCGCTGCTCATCATCCTCGGCCCCGAGAGCGCCGCGCAGATGCTCAAAAATTTCGATGAGCATGAACTCGAAACCATCTCGCTTGAGATGTCCAAGCTGACCGTCATCAGCCAGGACTTGCAGCGCGAAATTTTGCGCGAGTTCACCGAAGTCGCCGTGCAAGCCAGCACCGCCATCCTCGGCGGCGTCACTTACACCAAGACCGCGCTCGAAAAATCCGTCGGCATGTTCCGCGCGTCGGACATCATCGGCCGCGTCGCCCCCGCGCCGGTTCCGGTCGTCCACATGCAGCAGATCATTGACATGGATTGCCGCCAGCTTTTCAACCTACTCAAGCACGAGCAGCCGCAAACCATCGCGCTCATCGTCAGCTATCTTTCCGCCGAAAAAAGTTCGCAACTGCTCTTGCTCCTGCGCCCCGACTTGCGCGACCTCGTCGTTGAACGCCTCGCCACTCTCGGGCCGACGCCCGTCGAAGTGGTCGAACGCATCGTGGAAGTCCTCAACACCCGCGCCGGCGCCAAATCCACGCGCGCCCTCAATCAAACCGGCGGCCTCAAGCTCGCCGCCGAAGTGCTCAACTCGATTGATAAGAACATCAGCCAATCCATGCTGCTCGAATTGGAAAAGCGCAACCCCGAACTCGGCCAGGCCATCCGCCAGAAGATGTTCACCTTCGACGACCTGTCGCTCCTCGACGGCGCTTCGCTCCAGAAAGTCATGCGCGAAGTGGACATGCGCGACCTCGCCGTGGCCCTCAAGACCGCCAACCCGAAACTCCGCGCCGCGCTCCTCGCCTCCATCTCCAAGCGCGCCGCCGAAACCGTCAACGAAGAAATCAGCTTCCTCGGCCCGCTCAAGAAAAAAGACATCGAGGCTGCGCAGATGCGCATCATCGAAAGTGTTCGCCAGCTTGAAACCGAGGGCGAAATAGATCTCAGCAACGCCACCAGCTCCTCACGTGATGAAGTCATGGTCTGA
- a CDS encoding FliH/SctL family protein — MKSWSENIPLPAPLRDARLHAPLTVYTPPDPALQDQWKASYDLGRIEGEKALSEQLFKQRADMHELMQGLVNSLKQAVPQVVRETETMLVSIALEVAQKLVGDLPISVPMVEAAVRDALLQVEGTEQLTVRLHPADLDLLQKAGSPVLNTEASNECRFLGSAEVTRGGCLVQTRFGIVDARRETKFDLLKRNLTT, encoded by the coding sequence ATGAAGTCATGGTCTGAAAATATTCCGCTGCCCGCACCGTTGCGTGATGCCCGCCTTCACGCGCCGTTGACGGTCTACACCCCGCCCGATCCCGCTTTGCAGGATCAATGGAAGGCGAGCTACGATCTCGGCCGCATCGAGGGCGAAAAAGCCTTGAGCGAACAATTATTCAAGCAGCGCGCCGACATGCACGAGTTGATGCAAGGCCTGGTCAATTCGCTCAAACAAGCCGTCCCGCAAGTCGTTCGCGAAACCGAAACCATGCTCGTCTCGATCGCGTTGGAAGTCGCCCAAAAGCTCGTCGGCGATCTCCCCATCTCCGTGCCGATGGTCGAAGCCGCCGTGCGCGATGCCCTCCTTCAAGTCGAAGGCACCGAGCAACTCACCGTGCGCCTGCATCCCGCCGATCTCGATCTGCTTCAGAAAGCCGGTTCGCCAGTGCTCAACACCGAAGCCTCCAATGAATGCCGTTTCCTCGGTTCAGCCGAAGTGACGCGCGGCGGCTGCCTCGTGCAAACGCGTTTCGGCATCGTGGATGCCCGCCGCGAAACCAAGTTCGATTTGCTCAAACGTAATCTCACCACATGA
- the fliI gene encoding flagellar protein export ATPase FliI, which translates to MMPNPEPCSTNRLQGLLRRAQQTQVVRNHGRVVQLIGLVIESEGPLAAVGEICRIESARHDGHTLAEVVGFRNHHVLLMPLGETHGIHPGSEVIALGTSLQVPVGDALMGRVIDAVGNPLDDKGPIEANNAINLHTPPPHPLKRQRIHDTFRTGIKAIDAFTPCGRGQRLGIFAGSGVGKSTLLGMIASQAEADVNVIALIGERGREVREFLEKDLDEEGRRKSVIVVATSNQPAIARLKGAFVAMAIAEHFRDAGKNVLLMMDSVTRFAMAQREIGLAVGEPPATRGYTPSVFSLLPQLLERAGSGEQGSITGLFTVLVEADDMNDPIADAVRSILDGHIVLTRELATQNHYPAIDVLESVSRLTRDLTNADQQQVASRAREVMAIYRKNQDLINIGAYPAGTNPAIDLSIHLHEPLKAFLRQAVDAGFSTQQTWSMLQQTMSLPMPQKNAAPARK; encoded by the coding sequence ATGATGCCCAATCCCGAGCCTTGTTCCACGAACCGCCTGCAAGGGCTGTTGCGCCGCGCGCAGCAGACTCAAGTCGTGCGCAATCACGGCCGCGTCGTCCAACTCATCGGCCTCGTCATCGAGTCCGAAGGCCCGCTCGCCGCCGTCGGTGAGATCTGCCGCATCGAGTCCGCGCGCCACGATGGCCACACGCTCGCCGAAGTCGTCGGCTTTCGCAATCACCACGTCCTCCTCATGCCGCTCGGCGAAACCCACGGCATCCATCCCGGCAGCGAAGTCATCGCGCTCGGCACGTCGTTGCAAGTCCCCGTTGGCGATGCCCTCATGGGCCGCGTCATTGATGCCGTCGGCAATCCGCTCGATGACAAAGGCCCGATCGAGGCGAACAACGCCATCAATCTTCACACGCCGCCGCCGCATCCGCTCAAGCGCCAGCGCATCCATGACACTTTTCGTACGGGCATCAAGGCGATTGACGCCTTCACGCCTTGCGGCCGCGGCCAGCGTCTCGGCATCTTCGCCGGTTCCGGCGTCGGCAAGTCCACCTTGCTCGGCATGATCGCGAGCCAGGCCGAAGCGGACGTCAATGTGATCGCGCTGATCGGCGAACGTGGTCGTGAAGTGCGCGAGTTCCTCGAAAAAGATTTGGACGAGGAAGGCCGCCGCAAATCCGTGATCGTCGTCGCTACTTCTAACCAGCCGGCGATTGCCCGTTTGAAAGGCGCGTTCGTCGCGATGGCCATTGCCGAGCATTTTCGTGATGCCGGGAAAAATGTTTTGCTGATGATGGATTCCGTCACGCGCTTTGCGATGGCGCAACGCGAGATCGGCCTCGCGGTCGGCGAACCACCCGCCACGCGCGGTTATACGCCCTCGGTTTTTTCGCTGCTCCCGCAACTCCTCGAACGCGCCGGCTCGGGCGAACAGGGTTCCATCACCGGTTTGTTCACCGTGCTCGTTGAGGCCGACGACATGAATGATCCCATCGCCGATGCCGTGCGTTCCATCCTGGACGGCCACATCGTCCTGACGCGCGAACTCGCCACGCAAAATCATTATCCCGCGATTGACGTTCTCGAAAGCGTGAGCCGTTTGACGCGCGACCTCACCAACGCCGATCAGCAGCAAGTCGCCTCGCGCGCCCGCGAAGTGATGGCCATTTACCGCAAGAACCAAGACTTGATCAATATCGGCGCGTATCCGGCGGGCACGAATCCGGCGATTGATTTGAGCATTCATTTGCACGAGCCGTTGAAAGCATTTTTACGGCAGGCCGTGGACGCCGGATTTTCCACGCAACAAACCTGGTCCATGCTTCAGCAAACCATGTCGCTGCCCATGCCGCAAAAAAACGCCGCGCCCGCGAGAAAATAA
- the fliJ gene encoding flagellar export protein FliJ: MKAFHFTLEAVRTLRQRQEQTAMEQYAQALLARQQMLDKLNAVQLELTACAEALRAKLTAGCTASEAAQATEYHRALGKRRDECQAQLGLAERRVNAALQAMLGARQQREIVDKYFDKQKSRHQREVLLDEQKLLDDLAGRRGNSMLNWNPTEVTS; this comes from the coding sequence ATGAAAGCCTTTCATTTCACTCTGGAAGCCGTGCGGACCTTGCGCCAGCGCCAGGAACAAACGGCGATGGAGCAATATGCACAGGCGTTGCTCGCCCGCCAGCAGATGCTGGACAAGCTCAATGCCGTGCAGCTTGAACTCACCGCCTGCGCCGAAGCCTTGCGCGCGAAACTCACCGCCGGTTGCACCGCCAGCGAAGCCGCGCAGGCCACCGAATATCATCGCGCCTTGGGAAAACGCCGCGACGAATGCCAGGCCCAGCTTGGCCTCGCCGAACGCCGCGTGAATGCCGCGCTTCAAGCCATGCTCGGCGCGCGCCAGCAGCGCGAGATTGTGGATAAATATTTCGATAAACAAAAAAGCCGCCACCAGCGCGAGGTTTTGCTCGACGAGCAGAAGCTTCTCGATGACCTCGCCGGACGCCGCGGCAATTCCATGCTCAACTGGAACCCAACGGAAGTGACCTCATGA
- a CDS encoding flagellar hook capping FlgD N-terminal domain-containing protein → MSTSISSNSSTPATGSQTLNQADFLKLLVTQMTSQDPLNPQSDTAFAAQLAQFSALQQTQTMSTDVQGLQANSLIGRTVSVVSSTNNSQSSTGVVTGVQYNSGDPQILVNGQGYDLTQLSSILPATTTTTP, encoded by the coding sequence ATGTCAACCTCCATCTCCTCCAACAGCAGCACCCCGGCGACCGGCAGCCAGACCTTGAACCAGGCCGACTTTTTGAAATTGCTCGTCACGCAGATGACGTCGCAGGACCCGCTCAATCCGCAGAGCGATACCGCTTTCGCCGCGCAGCTCGCGCAGTTTAGCGCGCTGCAACAAACGCAAACGATGTCCACCGACGTCCAGGGGTTGCAAGCCAACTCGCTCATCGGCCGCACCGTCAGCGTGGTCAGTTCCACGAACAATTCGCAAAGTTCCACGGGGGTCGTCACCGGCGTTCAATACAACTCCGGCGATCCGCAGATCCTCGTCAACGGCCAGGGTTACGACCTCACGCAACTCAGTTCCATTTTACCCGCGACCACGACCACCACTCCGTAA
- a CDS encoding flagellar hook-basal body complex protein: MLSSLTSGVSGLDSFQTQMDVIGNNIANLNTTGYKASTVDFEDAFSNQLMAPSGGTSTSSGSNAIQVGTGVGISGITNNWAAGATSSTGIASNLAITGNGGNGFFTVKDQTTGNTYATRDGTFTTDLNGNLVTENGENVQGYTDGTLSTVGNIKIDITGSPSTSPMVSYSIDSTGKVTVVQQDGTTFVRGQVLLQNYADPQKLVNVGNNLYTNIAEAGPSALGAPGTAGLGNVQGSAIELSNVDLSGEMANLISAQRAFEANSKIITTSNEVLQTVVNLKQS; the protein is encoded by the coding sequence ATGCTTAGTTCCTTAACCTCCGGCGTCAGTGGTCTCGATAGTTTCCAGACCCAGATGGACGTCATCGGCAACAACATCGCGAACCTCAACACCACCGGCTACAAGGCCTCGACGGTTGATTTCGAAGACGCTTTCAGCAACCAGCTCATGGCTCCGAGCGGCGGCACCTCCACCAGCAGCGGAAGCAACGCCATCCAGGTTGGCACCGGCGTGGGCATCTCCGGCATCACCAATAACTGGGCCGCGGGCGCGACCAGCAGCACGGGCATCGCCAGCAATTTGGCCATCACCGGCAACGGCGGCAACGGTTTCTTCACCGTGAAAGACCAGACCACCGGCAACACTTACGCCACCCGCGACGGTACGTTCACCACCGACCTCAACGGCAACCTCGTCACCGAAAACGGCGAGAACGTGCAGGGTTATACCGACGGCACTTTGTCCACGGTCGGCAATATCAAGATTGACATCACCGGTTCGCCCAGCACCTCGCCCATGGTTTCGTACTCGATAGATTCCACCGGCAAGGTCACGGTTGTCCAGCAGGACGGCACGACCTTCGTGCGCGGCCAGGTGTTGCTCCAAAATTACGCCGATCCGCAGAAGCTCGTGAATGTCGGCAACAATCTTTACACCAACATCGCTGAAGCCGGTCCCAGCGCCCTCGGCGCACCGGGTACCGCCGGCCTCGGCAACGTCCAGGGCAGCGCGATCGAACTTTCCAACGTGGATCTCTCCGGTGAGATGGCCAATCTCATCAGCGCCCAACGCGCCTTTGAAGCCAACTCCAAGATCATCACGACCAGCAACGAAGTGTTGCAGACCGTCGTCAACCTCAAACAGAGCTAA